A genomic region of Marinobacter sp. NP-4(2019) contains the following coding sequences:
- the fusA gene encoding elongation factor G: protein MARKTPIKRYRNIGICAHVDAGKTTTTERVLFYTGISHKIGEVHDGAATMDWMEQEQERGITITSAATTCFWQGMDKQYPEHRINIIDTPGHVDFTIEVERSLRVLDGAVVVFCGSSGVEPQSETVWRQANKYEVPRMVFVNKMDRAGANFLRVVDQIKNRLGATPVPIQLPIGAEDNFAGIVDLIRNQAIYWNEDDAGATYDQRDVPAEMVDEVAMYREQMMEAAAEANEELMDKYLEEGELSVEDIKKGLRIRTLANEIVVATCGSAFKNKGVQAVLDSVIEFLPAPDEVKAIRGEVDEDGTEETRQADDDAPFAALAFKIATDPFVGTLTFFRVYSGKLESGNAVYNSVKGKKERVGRMVQMHSKDRQEIKEVLAGDIAAAIGLKSVTTGDTLCDENHKIILERMEFPEPVISVAVEPKSKADQEKMGVALGKLAQEDPSFRVRTDEESGQTIISGMGELHLDIIVDRMKREFKVEANIGKPQVAYRECIRKPVDVEGKFVRQSGGRGQYGHVKLKLEPLPLDEEDGDNFIFVNEIVGGVVPKEYIPAVQQGIEEQMQNGCLAGYPLLRIKATLYDGSYHDVDSNEMAFKVAGSMAMKKGALEASPALLEPIMKVEVVSPEEYMGDVVGDLNRRRGLIQGMDEGPSGKVIRAEVPLSEMFGYATDLRSATQGRASYAMEFSRYMEAPSNIAEAIIKKG from the coding sequence GTGGCACGCAAGACTCCTATCAAGCGTTACAGAAACATTGGTATTTGTGCGCACGTTGATGCGGGCAAAACCACAACCACCGAGCGGGTCCTGTTCTACACAGGTATTTCCCACAAAATCGGTGAAGTTCATGATGGTGCGGCTACCATGGACTGGATGGAGCAGGAGCAGGAGCGTGGTATTACCATTACCTCTGCTGCGACGACCTGTTTCTGGCAGGGCATGGACAAGCAGTATCCGGAGCACCGGATCAACATTATCGATACCCCGGGACACGTTGACTTTACCATTGAGGTAGAGCGTTCACTGCGTGTGCTGGACGGTGCGGTTGTTGTGTTCTGTGGTTCTTCGGGTGTAGAGCCGCAGTCCGAAACCGTATGGCGTCAGGCCAACAAGTACGAAGTTCCCCGCATGGTGTTCGTCAACAAGATGGACCGTGCCGGTGCCAACTTCCTGCGCGTGGTTGACCAGATCAAGAACCGTCTGGGTGCAACGCCTGTGCCCATTCAGTTGCCAATCGGTGCTGAAGACAACTTCGCGGGCATCGTGGACCTGATTCGTAACCAGGCCATCTACTGGAACGAAGATGACGCGGGTGCGACCTATGACCAGCGTGATGTTCCTGCGGAAATGGTTGACGAAGTCGCCATGTATCGCGAGCAGATGATGGAAGCCGCGGCCGAGGCCAATGAAGAATTGATGGACAAGTACCTGGAAGAGGGTGAGTTGTCTGTTGAGGATATCAAGAAGGGGCTGCGTATTCGCACCCTGGCTAACGAAATCGTTGTTGCTACCTGTGGTTCCGCGTTCAAGAACAAGGGTGTCCAGGCGGTACTGGATTCCGTTATCGAATTCCTGCCGGCACCGGATGAGGTTAAAGCCATCCGTGGTGAGGTTGACGAAGACGGTACTGAAGAGACCCGTCAGGCCGATGACGATGCGCCATTTGCCGCACTCGCGTTCAAGATTGCTACCGATCCGTTCGTGGGTACGCTGACCTTCTTCCGTGTCTACTCCGGTAAGCTGGAGTCCGGTAACGCCGTGTACAACTCGGTAAAGGGCAAGAAAGAGCGCGTCGGCCGTATGGTTCAGATGCACTCCAAGGATCGTCAGGAAATCAAGGAAGTGCTGGCGGGCGATATTGCCGCTGCGATCGGTCTGAAGAGTGTGACCACCGGTGATACTCTGTGTGATGAGAATCACAAGATTATCCTCGAGCGCATGGAGTTTCCGGAGCCGGTTATCTCTGTTGCGGTTGAGCCGAAGTCCAAGGCTGACCAGGAGAAGATGGGTGTTGCGTTGGGTAAGCTGGCTCAGGAAGACCCGTCTTTCCGTGTGCGCACTGACGAAGAGTCCGGTCAGACCATCATTTCCGGTATGGGTGAGCTTCACCTGGACATCATCGTTGATCGTATGAAGCGTGAGTTCAAGGTGGAGGCAAACATCGGTAAGCCTCAGGTGGCCTATCGTGAGTGCATCCGCAAGCCGGTGGACGTGGAAGGCAAGTTTGTACGTCAGTCCGGTGGTCGTGGTCAGTACGGTCACGTCAAGCTGAAGCTGGAGCCGCTGCCTCTCGACGAGGAAGATGGTGATAACTTCATTTTCGTGAACGAGATTGTCGGTGGTGTGGTTCCCAAGGAATACATCCCGGCCGTTCAGCAGGGTATTGAAGAGCAGATGCAGAACGGCTGTCTGGCCGGTTATCCGCTGCTGCGCATCAAGGCGACCCTGTACGATGGCTCGTATCACGATGTTGACTCCAACGAGATGGCTTTCAAAGTCGCCGGCTCCATGGCGATGAAGAAAGGTGCTCTGGAAGCCAGTCCTGCGCTTCTTGAGCCGATCATGAAGGTTGAAGTCGTCAGCCCTGAGGAGTACATGGGTGACGTCGTCGGTGATTTGAACCGTCGTCGTGGCCTGATTCAGGGTATGGATGAGGGCCCCTCGGGTAAAGTCATCCGTGCAGAAGTTCCGTTGTCGGAGATGTTCGGTTACGCCACCGACCTGCGCTCTGCAACGCAGGGTCGGGCGTCTTATGCGATGGAGTTCTCCCGTTATATGGAAGCTCCTTCGAACATTGCCGAAGCGATCATTAAAAAGGGTTGA
- the rplV gene encoding 50S ribosomal protein L22, protein MEVAAKYKGARLSAQKARLVADQVRGKAVEDALNILTFSPKKAAVVLKKALESAIANAEHNEGLDVDDLRVSTVMVDEGPTLKRIKARAKGRADRIFKRTCHITVKVADK, encoded by the coding sequence ATGGAAGTAGCAGCCAAGTACAAGGGCGCTCGCCTCTCAGCTCAGAAAGCACGTCTTGTCGCTGACCAAGTACGCGGCAAGGCTGTTGAGGACGCCCTGAACATTCTGACTTTCAGCCCTAAAAAGGCGGCAGTCGTGCTCAAGAAAGCGCTTGAGTCCGCTATCGCCAATGCTGAGCACAACGAAGGTCTGGACGTAGATGATCTGCGGGTTTCCACCGTCATGGTGGATGAGGGTCCGACGCTCAAGCGAATCAAAGCTCGAGCCAAGGGGCGCGCTGACCGGATTTTCAAGCGCACCTGCCATATCACCGTCAAGGTCGCCGACAAGTAG
- the rplC gene encoding 50S ribosomal protein L3 → MAIGVVGRKAGMTRIFTEDGQALPVTVIEVEPNRITQLKTLENDGYRAVQVTVGTRRSSRVTKSEAGHYAKAGVEAGRGMWEFRLADGEGEDLVAGGEITASVFEDGQVVDATGQSKGKGFQGGVKRWNFSMQDATHGNSLSHRAPGSIGQNQTPGKVFKGKKMAGQMGNAQVTVQNLKVVRVDAERNLLLVSGAVPGATGGNVVIKPAVKA, encoded by the coding sequence ATGGCAATTGGTGTTGTCGGTCGTAAGGCCGGTATGACCCGTATTTTTACGGAAGATGGGCAGGCGCTGCCCGTGACGGTAATTGAGGTTGAGCCCAACCGCATTACCCAGCTCAAAACTCTTGAAAACGATGGTTACCGCGCGGTACAGGTTACCGTTGGCACCCGTCGTTCCTCTCGTGTGACCAAGAGCGAAGCAGGCCACTATGCCAAAGCCGGTGTTGAAGCCGGTCGTGGTATGTGGGAGTTCCGTCTGGCTGATGGCGAAGGTGAAGACCTGGTAGCCGGCGGCGAGATCACGGCTTCTGTCTTCGAAGACGGTCAGGTTGTTGACGCCACAGGTCAGTCCAAGGGTAAAGGTTTCCAGGGCGGTGTTAAGCGCTGGAACTTCTCCATGCAGGACGCGACCCACGGTAACTCTCTGTCTCATCGTGCTCCGGGTTCCATCGGTCAGAACCAGACTCCGGGCAAGGTATTCAAGGGCAAGAAGATGGCGGGCCAGATGGGTAATGCGCAGGTGACTGTGCAGAACCTGAAGGTTGTCCGCGTCGACGCCGAGCGCAACCTGCTGCTGGTGAGTGGTGCCGTTCCAGGCGCGACTGGCGGTAACGTTGTCATCAAGCCTGCAGTTAAAGCCTGA
- the rplD gene encoding 50S ribosomal protein L4, whose protein sequence is MELTITGSGKGISVSDAAFAKDFNESLVHQVVTAYMAASRQGTKAQKTRSEVSGGGKKPWRQKGTGRARAGTIRSPIWRSGGVTFAAKPRDFEQKVNRKMYRAAMRSIFSELVRQERLVVVDDMNVDTPKTKAFNAKLKDIGVNNALILSDNVEQNLHLASRNIPHVDVRDVAGLDPVSLVAFEKVVVTVPALKKIEEMLG, encoded by the coding sequence ATGGAATTGACTATTACAGGTAGCGGCAAGGGGATTTCGGTTTCCGACGCTGCATTCGCCAAAGATTTTAACGAGTCGCTGGTTCACCAGGTGGTTACTGCTTATATGGCAGCTAGCCGTCAGGGTACCAAGGCTCAGAAAACACGTTCAGAGGTCAGTGGCGGTGGTAAGAAGCCCTGGCGTCAGAAGGGCACTGGTCGTGCCCGTGCAGGTACAATCCGTAGCCCGATCTGGCGCTCCGGTGGTGTGACTTTTGCTGCCAAGCCTCGCGACTTCGAGCAGAAGGTCAACCGTAAAATGTACCGCGCAGCGATGCGCTCCATTTTTTCCGAGCTGGTTCGCCAGGAACGCCTGGTCGTGGTTGACGATATGAATGTTGACACCCCCAAGACCAAGGCTTTCAACGCCAAGCTGAAGGACATCGGTGTGAATAACGCCCTAATTCTGTCTGACAATGTTGAGCAGAATCTGCACCTGGCCTCCCGTAACATTCCGCACGTCGACGTGCGTGACGTTGCTGGTCTGGACCCGGTTAGCTTGGTTGCCTTCGAGAAAGTCGTTGTGACTGTTCCCGCTCTGAAGAAGATCGAGGAGATGCTGGGATGA
- the rplB gene encoding 50S ribosomal protein L2: MPIVKTKPTSAGRRHVVKLYNPDLHKGRPYEPLVETKSKSGGRNHFGRITTRHVGGGHKQHYRVIDFKRTKDGIPATIERLEYDPNRSAHIALLKYADGERRYIIAPKGMQIGDPVRSGIDAPIKVGSTLPLRNIPVGSVIHCVELKPGKGAQLARSAGASVQLVAREGAYATIRLRSGEMRKVLVDCRATLGEVSNSEHSLKQLGKAGASRWRGKRPTVRGVAMNPVDHPHGGGEGRTSGGRHPVTPWGVPTKGHKTRKNKRTDKMIVRRRSAK; the protein is encoded by the coding sequence ATGCCGATCGTCAAAACCAAACCAACATCTGCCGGCCGCCGTCACGTTGTAAAGCTCTACAACCCTGATCTGCACAAGGGGCGCCCTTACGAGCCGTTGGTAGAAACTAAGAGTAAGTCGGGTGGTCGTAACCATTTTGGTCGCATCACTACCCGTCACGTTGGTGGTGGCCACAAGCAGCACTACCGCGTCATTGACTTCAAGCGGACCAAAGATGGTATTCCGGCGACTATTGAGCGCCTGGAATACGATCCGAACCGCTCTGCGCACATTGCGCTCCTGAAGTACGCCGATGGCGAGCGTCGTTACATTATCGCTCCCAAAGGTATGCAGATTGGAGATCCTGTGCGTTCCGGTATCGACGCGCCGATTAAGGTGGGTAGCACGCTTCCGCTCCGGAATATTCCGGTCGGTTCTGTGATCCACTGCGTCGAACTCAAGCCTGGCAAAGGTGCCCAGCTGGCTCGCTCCGCGGGCGCATCCGTACAGCTGGTAGCGCGTGAAGGTGCATATGCCACCATCCGCCTGCGCTCAGGTGAAATGCGTAAGGTGCTTGTTGACTGTCGCGCAACGTTGGGTGAAGTGTCCAACAGCGAGCACAGCCTCAAGCAGCTTGGTAAAGCGGGTGCATCACGTTGGCGCGGTAAACGTCCAACAGTACGTGGTGTTGCTATGAACCCAGTTGACCACCCACATGGTGGTGGTGAAGGGCGTACCTCTGGCGGGCGCCACCCTGTTACTCCTTGGGGTGTTCCGACCAAAGGGCATAAGACTCGTAAGAACAAGCGTACTGACAAGATGATAGTACGTCGTCGTTCGGCCAAGTAA
- the rpsG gene encoding 30S ribosomal protein S7, with product MPRRRVAAKREIIPDPKFGSARLAKFINHVMESGKKSVAERIVYGALDIVAEKSKEEPIDMFEKALENIQPMVEVKSRRVGGATYQVPVEVRPSRQNALAMRWLVEYSRKRGEKSMAQRLAGEILDAADSKGSAVKKREDVHRMAEANKAFSHFRF from the coding sequence ATGCCTAGAAGAAGAGTTGCAGCAAAACGGGAAATTATCCCGGATCCGAAATTCGGCAGTGCACGTCTTGCCAAGTTCATCAATCACGTGATGGAAAGCGGTAAGAAGTCAGTCGCAGAGCGCATTGTTTACGGCGCGCTGGACATTGTTGCCGAGAAGTCCAAGGAAGAGCCGATCGACATGTTCGAGAAGGCCCTGGAGAACATCCAGCCGATGGTTGAGGTTAAGTCCCGTCGTGTGGGTGGTGCTACCTACCAGGTGCCCGTAGAAGTACGGCCTTCCCGTCAGAACGCGCTGGCCATGCGCTGGCTCGTAGAATATTCACGGAAGCGCGGTGAGAAGTCCATGGCGCAGCGTCTGGCCGGTGAGATTCTTGACGCCGCTGACAGCAAGGGCTCCGCTGTTAAGAAGCGTGAAGATGTACACCGCATGGCAGAAGCCAACAAGGCGTTCTCTCACTTCCGTTTCTAA
- the rpsS gene encoding 30S ribosomal protein S19: MPRSLKKGPFIDLHLLKKVEAALEANDKRPIKTWSRRSTVFPEMVGLTIAVHNGKQHVPVYVTEDMVGHKLGEFAATRTYRGHAADKKAKR; this comes from the coding sequence GTGCCACGTTCTTTGAAGAAAGGTCCTTTTATAGACCTGCATCTGTTGAAGAAGGTCGAGGCAGCTCTGGAAGCTAACGACAAGCGGCCGATCAAAACCTGGTCCCGCCGGTCAACAGTTTTTCCGGAGATGGTAGGCCTGACCATTGCAGTCCACAACGGCAAGCAGCACGTGCCGGTTTATGTCACCGAAGATATGGTTGGACATAAGCTGGGTGAGTTCGCGGCAACGCGTACTTATCGTGGTCATGCGGCCGACAAGAAAGCTAAACGCTGA
- the rpsJ gene encoding 30S ribosomal protein S10: MQSQKIRIRLKAFDYRLIDQSTQEIVDTAKRTGAQVRGPIPLPTRKEKYTVLISPHVNKDARDQYEIRTHKRLLDIVEPTEKTVDALMKLDLAAGVDVQISLG, encoded by the coding sequence ATGCAAAGCCAAAAAATTCGAATCCGGTTGAAGGCGTTTGATTATCGCCTGATCGACCAGTCCACGCAGGAGATTGTCGATACCGCTAAGCGGACCGGCGCTCAGGTGCGTGGACCAATCCCTCTGCCGACGCGGAAGGAAAAGTACACAGTGCTGATTTCCCCGCACGTCAACAAAGACGCGCGCGATCAGTATGAAATTCGTACTCATAAGCGTTTGCTCGACATTGTTGAGCCGACGGAAAAGACAGTAGATGCTTTGATGAAGCTGGACCTGGCAGCAGGTGTAGACGTTCAGATCAGCCTCGGCTAA
- the tuf gene encoding elongation factor Tu: MSKEKFERSKPHLNVGTIGHVDHGKTTLTAALTRVCHEVWGTGTASAFDQIDNAPEEKARGITIATSHVEYDSPTRHYAHVDCPGHADYVKNMITGAAQMDGAILVCSAADGPMPQTREHILLSRQVGVPYIVVFLNKADMVDDEELLELVEMEVRDLLSQYDFPGDDTPIITGSALMALEGKDDNEMGTTAVKKLVEALDDYIPEPERAIDQPFLMPIEDVFSISGRGTVVTGRVERGIIKVGDEVEIIGIKDTVKTTCTGVEMFRKLLDEGRAGENVGVLLRGTKRDDVERGQVLAVPGSITPHTKFECEVYVLSKEEGGRHTPFFKGYRPQFYFRTTDVTGSCELPEGVEMVMPGDNVKMSVTLIAPIAMEDGLRFAIREGGRTVGAGVVSKIIE; encoded by the coding sequence GTGTCTAAAGAAAAATTTGAACGCAGTAAACCGCACTTGAACGTGGGCACCATTGGTCACGTTGACCATGGTAAGACCACTCTGACAGCTGCACTGACTCGTGTATGTCACGAAGTCTGGGGTACCGGTACTGCCAGTGCGTTCGACCAGATCGACAACGCACCGGAGGAGAAGGCGCGTGGTATCACCATCGCGACTTCGCACGTAGAGTACGATTCTCCGACTCGTCACTACGCACACGTAGACTGCCCGGGCCACGCGGATTATGTGAAGAACATGATCACTGGTGCGGCGCAGATGGACGGCGCGATCCTGGTGTGTTCGGCAGCTGACGGCCCCATGCCGCAGACTCGTGAGCACATCCTGCTGTCACGTCAGGTTGGTGTGCCTTACATCGTTGTGTTCCTGAACAAGGCCGACATGGTCGACGATGAAGAGCTGCTCGAGCTGGTTGAGATGGAAGTTCGTGATCTGCTGAGCCAGTACGACTTCCCGGGCGACGACACGCCGATCATTACCGGTTCCGCGCTGATGGCGCTGGAAGGTAAGGACGACAACGAGATGGGTACTACCGCGGTCAAGAAGCTGGTAGAGGCCCTGGACGACTACATCCCTGAGCCGGAGCGTGCGATCGATCAGCCGTTCCTGATGCCGATTGAGGACGTCTTCTCCATCTCCGGTCGTGGTACGGTTGTGACCGGTCGTGTTGAGCGTGGCATCATCAAGGTAGGTGATGAAGTGGAAATCATTGGTATCAAGGATACTGTGAAGACCACTTGTACCGGTGTTGAGATGTTCCGCAAGCTGTTGGACGAAGGTCGTGCCGGTGAGAACGTAGGTGTTCTGCTGCGTGGTACCAAGCGTGACGACGTTGAGCGTGGTCAGGTTCTGGCGGTTCCGGGTTCCATCACTCCGCACACCAAGTTCGAGTGCGAAGTGTACGTACTGTCCAAAGAGGAAGGTGGTCGTCATACGCCGTTCTTCAAGGGCTATCGTCCGCAGTTCTACTTCCGTACCACCGACGTAACCGGTTCTTGCGAACTGCCGGAAGGTGTGGAAATGGTAATGCCGGGTGACAACGTGAAGATGAGTGTTACCCTGATTGCTCCGATCGCCATGGAAGATGGTCTGCGCTTCGCGATCCGCGAAGGTGGCCGTACCGTTGGTGCCGGCGTAGTCTCCAAGATCATCGAGTAA
- the rplW gene encoding 50S ribosomal protein L23, producing the protein MNQERIYKVLLGPHVSEKASLVAESNQVVFRVAPDATKPEIKKAVEQLFNVTVEGVQVLNRKGKLKRTIRGFGKRNDLRKAYVKLAEGQDIDFLDVE; encoded by the coding sequence ATGAATCAGGAACGTATTTACAAGGTTCTTCTGGGACCGCACGTATCAGAGAAAGCGTCTCTGGTGGCGGAGAGCAATCAGGTTGTGTTTCGTGTAGCACCTGATGCCACCAAGCCCGAGATCAAGAAAGCCGTTGAGCAGCTGTTCAACGTCACCGTCGAAGGTGTTCAGGTTCTGAACCGTAAGGGTAAGCTCAAGCGTACCATCCGCGGTTTCGGCAAGCGTAATGATCTGCGCAAGGCTTATGTAAAGCTTGCGGAAGGTCAGGACATCGATTTTCTGGATGTGGAATAA